In Archangium primigenium, the sequence TTTATTTAGTTAAAGTATGTTTTCATTCCGTAAAGTATGTTATCGACCATAACCCATTCCCCTGTCCTGTTTCTTTTCTTGTTTGAGTTCCTGTGCCTGTTGCCTCTCTTTCTCTATATCTCTTTGCCTTATTTCCTGTAAATGTGTTATCGGTCTGTTATTACTTTTAGCTATTAATTCATTACGTTTTTGGCTGTGAGTTTTTTCTGCTTTTTGTTCAAGCTTTTGTTTAGTTTCTAACCTATTTAGTTTGTTGGCTTTCTTCCATTCAAAAGTCTGCTTAATATCTCTATTGAAGTTAAATTTTTGGTCAAATTTAGCCTCTATTTTGTTGTAAAATTCGTTACGGTTAAATCCCTGTTGAATAACATTTTTTGACGTTCTTTTTTTGTGTTTGCTTGTTGGTGCTAATTTCGTTTTTTTATCCATTGCCTTACGGCTTTGTATGATGTGTGCGTGTAAGTTTAAACCTTGCTTTAAATCGCCTTGTTTAGCATTTCCTTGCTTCACTTCTTTATCAGTTCCCTTGTATCTTCTTTGGGTTTCAACCTTGCCGTAATACTTCAAATCTGCACCACTTTGTATGTTATCTCTTCCGTAATTTTTTGCCTGTATATCTTGTGCTTCACGTACATAATTGGCAAATTCTTCTTTTACTTTTGCCTTTTCCTGTGGGGAAAGCTGTTGCCAATCTTTAACATCGTTTCTGCCTGTGGCTTGGTAAATTATTTGTTGCTGTTCCGCTTGGCTTGGGTTGTACTCCACTTCTACAAATTTCCAATCTTCTTTACTTAATTGCCCTTTTCCGTAACGGT encodes:
- a CDS encoding DUF5712 family protein, with the translated sequence MHTQFNTSSVKGGNTGSCSNLTNYLDKEQQNEWFNDKENGIKTNEVQKEIDRYGKGQLSKEDWKFVEVEYNPSQAEQQQIIYQATGRNDVKDWQQLSPQEKAKVKEEFANYVREAQDIQAKNYGRDNIQSGADLKYYGKVETQRRYKGTDKEVKQGNAKQGDLKQGLNLHAHIIQSRKAMDKKTKLAPTSKHKKRTSKNVIQQGFNRNEFYNKIEAKFDQKFNFNRDIKQTFEWKKANKLNRLETKQKLEQKAEKTHSQKRNELIAKSNNRPITHLQEIRQRDIEKERQQAQELKQEKKQDRGMGYGR